From Proteiniborus sp. MB09-C3, the proteins below share one genomic window:
- the ligA gene encoding NAD-dependent DNA ligase LigA: MNKQDRIKELVDILNQLSYYYYTLDSPKVSDKEYDALYDELLRLESETGIILSDSPTQRVGGAPLEKFEKHRHLRSLWSLDKGQSFGELRSWDQRARKLIEQYNSEHDEKLPEPTYDMELKFDGLTINLTYVDGNLVQGATRGNGTIGEAILPQLKTIKSIPLSIKHKGTIEVQGEGLMPLSALEKYNETAAEPLKNARNAAAGALRNLDPKVTAERNLTAYFYNIGYSEGLRFNTHVEMIEFLKENRFPVNEYFKSFNNIEEVIEEIERVKEDRKGLDILTDGLVIKINDMRTREALGYTQKFPRWAIAYKFEAEEVTTKLLGIEWNVGRTGKVTPTALLEPIDIGGVTVKRATLNNWDDIQRKKVAIGCRVWIRRSNDVIPEIMGTVEDSCQEAELIPKPEKCPACDSELVQEGVHIFCPNSLSCKPQLVSRLVHYASRDAMNIEGFSEKTASQLFEEIHLKDIPGLYELKLEDIINLERFGPKKAQNLLDAIEKSKECKLDSFVYALGIPNVGKKTATDLADEFQSLEKLMEAKHEELIKVPDIGDIVANSVIEFFHDEKIVNSIDKLLSEGIKIRYEHEKIEEETIFTGKTVVITGTIEGYSRSQSEEKVKKMGGKASGSVSKKTDYVIVGEEAGSKADKAKELGVKIITGEEFLNIVK; encoded by the coding sequence TTGAATAAACAGGATAGAATAAAGGAACTAGTAGATATACTAAATCAGCTTAGTTACTATTACTATACATTAGATAGTCCAAAGGTCAGCGATAAGGAGTACGATGCACTTTATGATGAGCTGTTGAGACTTGAAAGTGAAACTGGCATTATATTGTCAGATTCACCTACTCAAAGAGTAGGTGGAGCACCTCTAGAAAAATTCGAAAAGCATAGACATCTAAGAAGTTTGTGGAGTTTAGATAAGGGGCAAAGCTTTGGAGAGCTTAGAAGCTGGGATCAAAGAGCAAGAAAGCTAATTGAGCAGTATAATTCAGAACATGATGAAAAATTGCCAGAGCCAACTTATGACATGGAGTTAAAATTTGATGGATTAACAATTAATTTGACTTATGTAGATGGAAATCTAGTCCAAGGTGCTACTAGAGGAAATGGAACTATAGGAGAGGCTATATTGCCACAGCTAAAAACTATAAAATCTATACCACTTAGTATAAAGCATAAAGGCACTATAGAGGTGCAAGGGGAAGGGTTAATGCCACTTTCTGCTCTTGAAAAATACAATGAAACAGCAGCAGAACCTCTTAAGAATGCAAGAAATGCTGCTGCAGGTGCTTTAAGAAACCTTGATCCAAAGGTTACTGCAGAGAGAAATCTAACAGCTTATTTTTACAATATAGGTTATTCTGAAGGGCTTAGGTTTAACACTCATGTCGAAATGATAGAATTTTTGAAGGAAAATAGGTTTCCAGTAAATGAATACTTTAAATCATTTAACAACATAGAAGAAGTAATAGAAGAAATTGAGAGAGTGAAAGAAGATAGAAAAGGTTTAGACATACTTACTGATGGACTAGTAATAAAAATAAACGACATGAGAACTAGAGAAGCTCTAGGATATACGCAGAAGTTTCCTAGGTGGGCTATTGCATACAAATTTGAGGCAGAGGAAGTAACTACGAAGCTTTTAGGTATAGAGTGGAATGTGGGAAGGACTGGAAAGGTTACTCCAACAGCGCTCCTGGAGCCTATTGATATTGGAGGAGTCACAGTAAAAAGGGCAACCCTCAATAACTGGGATGATATACAGAGAAAAAAGGTAGCCATAGGCTGCAGAGTGTGGATAAGAAGGTCGAATGATGTAATACCAGAGATAATGGGAACCGTAGAGGATAGCTGTCAGGAAGCAGAATTAATACCAAAGCCTGAAAAATGTCCAGCCTGCGATAGTGAGCTTGTGCAAGAAGGAGTACATATATTTTGTCCCAATTCTCTATCCTGTAAGCCTCAGCTTGTATCTAGATTAGTCCATTATGCCAGCAGGGATGCTATGAACATAGAAGGATTTAGTGAAAAGACTGCCTCTCAGCTTTTCGAAGAGATTCACTTAAAGGATATACCTGGGTTATATGAGCTTAAGCTCGAAGATATAATAAATCTGGAGAGGTTTGGACCTAAAAAAGCGCAAAATCTTCTGGATGCTATTGAAAAGAGCAAAGAATGTAAATTAGATTCATTTGTATATGCATTGGGAATACCTAATGTAGGTAAAAAAACTGCCACTGACCTAGCTGATGAATTTCAATCCTTAGAAAAGTTAATGGAAGCAAAGCATGAGGAACTTATAAAAGTACCTGATATTGGAGATATAGTGGCTAATAGCGTAATTGAATTTTTTCATGATGAAAAAATAGTGAATAGTATTGACAAATTATTATCAGAAGGAATTAAGATTAGATATGAACACGAGAAAATAGAAGAAGAAACCATATTTACTGGTAAAACAGTTGTAATAACTGGTACCATCGAGGGGTATAGCAGAAGCCAATCTGAGGAAAAGGTCAAAAAAATGGGTGGGAAAGCCTCAGGAAGTGTAAGCAAAAAAACAGATTATGTAATTGTTGGGGAAGAAGCTGGTTCCAAGGCAGATAAAGCTAAAGAGCTAGGAGTAAAGATAATTACTGGTGAAGAGTTTTTAAATATAGTAAAATAA
- a CDS encoding 3'-5' exonuclease, which yields MVGDDDQCILQGMLVNTPDGSIPIEQLLEGQRVYSPSGWGNVLEGIVEKKIEKEYSGPIVKIKTQKGNVIKTTPNHIMFGKLNVQPGVYYVYLMYKKGKGYRIGQTQGVRSREGEIINGLMVRLNQEHGDKAWILKICNSKEETVFYEQLYSFKYGIPTTVFHNVGRGISLTQNYIDELFSEIDTESNAIKLMNDLLIFEEFPHHRPNAIISGGTIRRLVNLTFFGGRITGADKGWHSHRIAFNTSNDELEEKARRAGFPVRKGQRNTWRIETERIYYDETNVYGKSIQELDNGIEIVRRARLTEDESFYYMPASHIKPSMSIAAFQDGKIIEDIVEEVSIEEYDGYVYDISVPNFRQYLCQGIAVHNSIYGWRGADIRNILDFEKDYSNAEVIKLEQNYRSTKTILNAANQVIENNEGRKSKRLWTANDEGCLIKIFSGANEHEEANFIVDKIKEVSEKEDKKLSDFAILYRTNAQSRVIEEAFLKANIPYKIVGGHKFYDRKEIKDIIAYLRLIQNPVDNYAFKRIVNVPKRGLGKTTLDRLEQYSIKKEDSIFGAMLECDEIPGLTPRAKDSLNSFSLLIRKFMAMKELFTVTELIENIIDSIGYIEEIQQEETVQAESRIENIKEFLSVAVNFEETSEDKTLEGFLANISLLSDLDKTDENDRDTVTMMTLHSAKGLEFPVVFMTGMEESLFPTSRAYFSEDDMEEERRLCYVGITRAEEMLFMTRAFSRMLYGKTGVNSMSRFLREVPDEFIEDLNESEASTVSTIPTKINVNTSSKYFAGYTVENTRKAPVVSNLDVKPGTKVNHKAWGIGTVVQVKDLDNDKELIIAFNSQGIKKLMLSFAPIEIL from the coding sequence GTGGTGGGAGATGATGACCAATGTATTCTTCAAGGTATGTTGGTTAATACGCCGGACGGCAGCATACCTATTGAACAACTTTTAGAGGGGCAAAGGGTTTACTCACCGTCTGGCTGGGGAAACGTGTTAGAAGGAATTGTAGAAAAAAAGATAGAAAAAGAATATTCGGGTCCAATAGTAAAAATTAAAACTCAAAAAGGAAATGTTATTAAGACAACTCCTAATCATATTATGTTTGGAAAGCTAAATGTTCAACCTGGAGTATATTATGTTTACCTTATGTACAAAAAAGGAAAAGGATACAGAATCGGACAAACACAAGGAGTTAGAAGCAGAGAAGGTGAGATTATTAATGGTTTAATGGTGAGATTAAACCAAGAACATGGAGATAAGGCTTGGATTCTTAAAATATGTAACAGCAAAGAAGAAACAGTTTTTTATGAGCAGTTATATTCATTTAAGTATGGAATACCTACTACTGTATTTCATAATGTTGGTAGAGGGATTTCATTAACTCAAAACTATATAGATGAACTATTTAGTGAAATAGATACAGAAAGTAATGCCATTAAGCTAATGAATGATCTCCTAATTTTTGAAGAGTTTCCACACCATAGACCTAATGCTATAATTAGTGGAGGAACTATAAGAAGACTTGTAAACTTAACCTTTTTTGGAGGGAGAATAACAGGCGCAGATAAAGGTTGGCATAGCCATAGAATCGCATTTAACACTTCTAATGATGAACTGGAAGAAAAAGCTAGAAGGGCAGGCTTCCCTGTGAGGAAAGGGCAAAGGAATACTTGGAGAATTGAAACTGAGAGAATATACTATGATGAAACTAATGTGTATGGAAAGAGTATTCAAGAATTGGATAACGGAATAGAGATAGTGAGAAGGGCAAGATTAACTGAGGATGAAAGCTTTTACTATATGCCAGCTTCTCACATCAAGCCATCAATGAGTATAGCTGCATTCCAAGATGGTAAAATAATAGAAGATATTGTTGAAGAAGTTTCAATTGAAGAATATGATGGATATGTTTATGATATCTCTGTACCTAATTTTAGACAATATTTGTGCCAAGGTATAGCTGTTCATAACTCCATATATGGATGGCGCGGGGCTGATATCAGAAATATCCTAGACTTTGAAAAGGATTATTCAAATGCAGAGGTCATCAAACTAGAACAAAACTACCGCTCCACAAAGACAATCCTAAATGCTGCCAACCAGGTAATTGAAAACAATGAAGGTAGAAAGAGTAAAAGATTATGGACTGCAAACGACGAAGGATGTCTAATAAAAATTTTCAGCGGAGCAAATGAACATGAAGAAGCTAATTTCATAGTAGATAAAATAAAAGAAGTATCTGAAAAAGAAGACAAAAAATTATCAGACTTTGCTATTTTATATAGAACAAATGCTCAGTCACGTGTAATAGAAGAAGCATTTTTAAAAGCTAATATACCTTATAAAATAGTTGGAGGACATAAATTCTATGATAGAAAAGAAATAAAGGATATCATAGCTTATTTAAGATTAATTCAGAACCCTGTAGACAATTATGCATTTAAAAGGATAGTAAATGTGCCAAAAAGAGGGTTAGGCAAGACAACATTAGATAGATTAGAGCAATACAGTATAAAAAAAGAAGACAGTATATTTGGAGCAATGCTAGAATGTGATGAAATACCGGGACTTACTCCAAGAGCTAAAGACAGCTTGAACTCTTTTTCTTTATTGATAAGAAAATTTATGGCCATGAAAGAGCTATTTACTGTAACGGAGTTAATAGAAAATATAATAGACTCAATTGGATATATTGAGGAAATACAACAGGAGGAAACTGTACAGGCAGAGTCTAGAATAGAGAATATTAAAGAGTTTTTATCAGTAGCTGTGAATTTTGAAGAAACCAGTGAAGACAAAACTCTCGAAGGGTTTCTTGCAAATATCTCACTTCTTTCAGATTTAGATAAAACAGATGAAAATGATAGAGACACAGTTACAATGATGACTCTGCATAGTGCAAAGGGACTTGAATTTCCAGTAGTTTTTATGACCGGAATGGAAGAAAGTCTATTTCCAACTTCTAGAGCATATTTTAGTGAGGACGATATGGAAGAGGAAAGAAGGCTATGCTACGTAGGCATCACAAGAGCAGAGGAAATGTTATTTATGACACGTGCCTTCAGTCGTATGCTTTATGGTAAAACAGGTGTTAACTCCATGTCTAGATTTTTAAGAGAAGTACCCGATGAGTTTATTGAGGATTTAAATGAAAGCGAAGCAAGTACTGTATCTACGATACCTACTAAGATAAATGTTAATACTTCTTCGAAATACTTTGCAGGATATACTGTAGAAAATACCAGAAAAGCTCCTGTGGTTTCAAATCTAGACGTTAAGCCTGGGACGAAGGTTAACCATAAGGCTTGGGGTATAGGTACAGTAGTTCAGGTCAAAGATTTAGATAATGATAAAGAGTTAATAATTGCATTTAATAGTCAGGGTATAAAGAAATTGATGCTTTCATTTGCACCTATAGAAATTTTATAG